In Aromatoleum aromaticum EbN1, the sequence CGAGGAGGCCAACAAGCTGGACGATCTTTGGGCGTACATCAAGTCCGCGCGCCGCGTTCGCCGTCTGTCCGGCAACTCGTGGATGGATAACGTGGGCGGCTTCGACTTCTTGAACGACGACACGAGCTTGTGGAACTCGCGGCCCTCGCGCTACCAGTCGACCAAGCTGATCGGAAAGCGCTGGATCCTCGCTGCCACCGACTTTGAGCCGGAACGCGTGAAGGGCAAAGAAGGCACCGGGGAGGAGTGGGCGAATCTGAACTTCAAGGATGCGCCCTACCTGATGTCGACGCAGAAAGTGACCCCGCGCGAAGTGTGGGTGGTCGAGGGTACGCCGCCGGACGGACACCCCTACGGCAAGAAAGTCGCCTATGTCGACACCAAGGTGCCGGCGGTCTATCACACCGAGGTGTATGACAAGAACGGCGACTTCTGGCGGATGATGGACCACCACTTCAACCAGCGCGTCGGCGCCAAGTCGGGCATCAAGTACTACTACGCCCTGGGCGGCGAAATGCTCGACTTCAAGGCCATGCACGGCACCTTCTGGACTGCGGAGTCGAAGGTCGACGTCGGTCTGAATCCCATTCAGCACACCGTCGAGAAGCTCGAACGGCTTCAATAATCGAGGAGGGCACGCCTTCGGCCGCATGGCCGGGAGGCGTCCTTTTTCCATTCATCCATGACGAGGGATCACGCCTTTTTTGGAGCTGTGTGATGAACGACCTTGAAGCGAACAAGAACGTGGTGACGCGCCTTTTTACCGCCTTCGGCAACGCGGACATTGCGCAGATCGTCGATCTGCTCCATGACGAGGCCACATGGTGGGTTTCGGGCTCGCTGTCGATCTCGGGCACATATACGAAGGCCGAGATGGAAAAGCTGCTGGTGGGCATGCACGACCTGGTGGACGGCGCGATCAAGCTGACGCCGCAGGGTTTCACCGCAGAAGGCAACCGCGTCGCCGCGGAAGCGGAATCGATGGCCAACACCAAGAGCGGTCGCGTTTACAACAACCTCTACCACTTCCTCTTCGAAATCAAGGACGGCAAGGTGTTTCGGGTCAAGGAATACATGGACCCGATGCATGTGCAGGCGGTCTTCTTCGAGGCGTAAGGGGGAAGGGCGCCGCCGGCGCCTTGAATTGAATCAATACGAGGTCTGAGGAGAATCAAATGACCGTCAAACGGGTCGGCGTGATCGGCGCCGGGACCATGGGAAACGGAATAGCGCAGACGTGCACCGCAGCCGGTCTGTCGGTCACTATGGTCGACATTTCCAAGGATGCGCTGGACCGCGCGTTGGTCACTATCGGCGTCAATCTTGACCGGCTGGTGAAGAAGGAGAAGCTCTCGACCCAGGACAAAGAAGCCATTCTCGGCCGCATCACCGTCGCGACCGAGCTCTCCGCGGTGGCCGATGTCGATGTCGCGATCGAGGCCGCCACCGAGAACACCGCGCTGAAATTGAAACTCCTGCGCGAGCTCGACGGACTGCTCGGGCCGGACGCGATCCTGG encodes:
- a CDS encoding nuclear transport factor 2 family protein, with product MNDLEANKNVVTRLFTAFGNADIAQIVDLLHDEATWWVSGSLSISGTYTKAEMEKLLVGMHDLVDGAIKLTPQGFTAEGNRVAAEAESMANTKSGRVYNNLYHFLFEIKDGKVFRVKEYMDPMHVQAVFFEA